The following proteins are encoded in a genomic region of Dyadobacter sp. UC 10:
- a CDS encoding capsule assembly Wzi family protein has product MDGNFGLADVGIYKIYNPNNPRQFQWSGGIQAIGSYGKSGKVFLSDAYVAAKINIFEVLTGQKRMVSGLMDTTMTSGSLSMAGNARPFPRLQIAIPKYFPLFFTNNFVAFKFSYSDGYLGSTSINYGSVSQIPNSYFHHKSLYIRLGSKADRYKIFLGVNHQAVWGGEAETTPLRKLKPSTAYLYTVIGKTVDYRKIGNHFGTVDIGGEWKGKDWSYFLYRQNIYETGSLFRIINYSDGLNGLSVKRLTPLPKGSSYFAFQSFLLEVLGTHNQINKNPLSGLNIFRTGNYYNSYLFNRGWAYYGSGIGTPLIPNAGNTRDDLPRSKSEFTNNNRLWAFHTGITATWMNLKLAFKGTYSRNSGSFVSSFDSVKQQASVILSVEKNVRIMKGGAVFTSISSDFGDLYENSTGLMLGFRKSGFLD; this is encoded by the coding sequence TTGGATGGAAACTTTGGCTTAGCCGATGTAGGGATATACAAAATTTACAATCCGAATAACCCGAGGCAATTTCAATGGAGCGGCGGGATTCAGGCGATAGGCAGCTATGGCAAATCAGGTAAAGTATTTTTATCAGATGCATATGTTGCAGCCAAAATAAATATATTCGAGGTCCTCACCGGACAAAAAAGAATGGTATCCGGGTTAATGGACACAACAATGACTTCCGGCTCGTTATCCATGGCAGGAAATGCGCGACCGTTCCCCCGACTTCAAATAGCCATCCCAAAGTATTTTCCTCTTTTTTTTACGAATAATTTTGTAGCGTTCAAATTTTCGTATTCCGATGGTTACCTTGGCTCAACCAGCATCAACTACGGCAGTGTAAGTCAAATCCCCAACTCCTACTTCCATCATAAAAGCCTGTATATCAGACTAGGAAGTAAGGCCGATCGCTATAAGATATTTCTGGGGGTAAACCACCAGGCTGTATGGGGAGGCGAGGCAGAAACCACGCCATTGCGGAAACTCAAGCCGTCGACGGCTTACTTGTACACTGTGATCGGCAAGACAGTCGATTATAGAAAGATCGGAAATCACTTTGGAACCGTAGATATAGGCGGAGAATGGAAAGGAAAAGACTGGTCCTACTTTTTGTACAGACAAAATATTTATGAGACCGGATCTTTGTTCAGGATCATCAATTATTCTGACGGACTCAACGGTTTAAGTGTGAAAAGGCTGACTCCCCTGCCAAAAGGATCGTCCTACTTCGCATTTCAATCCTTCCTGCTGGAAGTGCTTGGAACTCATAACCAGATCAACAAAAATCCGCTTTCAGGATTGAATATTTTCCGGACTGGCAATTACTATAACAGCTATTTGTTTAACCGTGGCTGGGCATATTACGGAAGCGGGATTGGTACACCGTTGATTCCAAATGCAGGCAATACCAGGGACGACTTACCGAGGAGTAAATCGGAGTTTACCAATAATAATCGTTTGTGGGCGTTCCATACTGGTATAACTGCTACCTGGATGAATCTGAAGCTTGCGTTCAAAGGCACTTATTCACGCAACTCGGGGTCGTTTGTCAGTTCTTTTGATTCCGTGAAACAGCAGGCATCCGTTATATTAAGTGTAGAAAAAAATGTCAGAATTATGAAAGGCGGCGCGGTATTCACAAGTATTTCTTCCGATTTTGGTGACTTATACGAAAATTCAACCGGCTTGATGTTAGGATTTCGAAAGAGTGGCTTTCTGGATTGA
- a CDS encoding capsule assembly Wzi family protein — MRVTFIMLLISVAFSSKIFSQDSTFHYALGVSAAASSSSVPFWLHANRNGSVPTQKSFALFEARFHRVYNPNNPRFFQWSGGAELIGNAGKKTTAFFSDLFIAGKAGPVELSVGQRSQATGLADTLLTSGSFAMSNNYRPYPKIEISTVRFVSILPLNDIFSFKFSYSDGLFGPADVHYGNVSRISESYFHQKSLYLKLGRNRHRLNLFAGFNHQVMWGGEDKIFSGGLERKQAYNYIVFGKPWASSRVGNHFGTIDVAADWKGDQWGFFLYRQSVYEDGSLSNLSNLADGLNGFRIKRNQTSDMSQTFRINTVLIEFLYTKNQGGNIFDFNSGTFGRDNYFNHYVYNKGWSYRGRSLGTPLIAPQHLVRDDLRSFYTLFTPNNRLYAYHLGLAASYGKTDFTFRGSHSFNFGSYSTEFPGIVRQTSLLFTMNIPLFDKKNDRLTIDLATDFGKLFPNSAALMVGWRKSGFIR; from the coding sequence ATGAGGGTTACTTTTATAATGCTGCTGATTTCAGTAGCTTTTTCCTCGAAGATTTTCTCGCAAGATTCCACGTTTCACTACGCTCTTGGGGTATCCGCAGCAGCGTCTTCTTCGTCTGTCCCTTTCTGGCTGCATGCCAACCGAAACGGCTCTGTGCCCACTCAAAAGTCATTCGCATTATTCGAAGCACGATTTCATAGGGTTTACAATCCAAATAATCCAAGGTTTTTTCAATGGTCAGGTGGCGCTGAACTAATCGGTAATGCTGGAAAAAAAACAACTGCCTTTTTTTCTGATTTGTTTATTGCAGGAAAAGCCGGACCGGTGGAATTGAGTGTAGGACAAAGAAGCCAGGCAACCGGGCTGGCGGATACTTTATTGACCAGCGGGTCCTTCGCAATGTCTAATAACTACCGTCCGTATCCCAAAATCGAGATCAGCACGGTACGCTTCGTTAGCATCCTGCCCCTGAATGATATCTTTTCATTCAAATTTTCTTATTCCGACGGACTGTTCGGGCCGGCAGATGTTCATTACGGAAATGTTAGCAGGATTAGCGAGAGCTATTTTCACCAAAAGTCGCTATATCTGAAACTTGGCCGTAACAGGCATCGTCTCAATCTTTTTGCCGGATTCAATCATCAGGTGATGTGGGGTGGCGAAGACAAAATTTTTAGCGGTGGCCTGGAAAGGAAGCAAGCGTATAACTACATCGTATTTGGAAAACCATGGGCGTCAAGCAGGGTTGGAAATCATTTTGGAACTATTGACGTCGCCGCAGACTGGAAGGGTGATCAATGGGGTTTCTTTTTGTATAGACAAAGTGTCTATGAAGACGGTTCGTTAAGCAATTTATCAAATCTGGCTGACGGTCTTAACGGTTTCAGGATCAAGCGAAACCAAACGAGCGATATGAGTCAAACATTTCGTATCAATACGGTTCTGATAGAATTCCTTTATACGAAAAACCAGGGAGGCAACATATTCGATTTCAACAGCGGCACTTTCGGCCGTGATAACTATTTTAATCATTACGTGTATAATAAGGGCTGGTCTTACAGGGGCCGAAGCCTTGGAACCCCACTTATAGCACCGCAGCACTTAGTCCGCGACGATTTACGCTCGTTCTATACGCTTTTTACGCCAAATAACCGGTTGTACGCTTATCACCTTGGGCTTGCTGCTTCTTACGGAAAAACCGATTTCACCTTCAGAGGCAGCCATTCATTTAATTTCGGGAGTTATTCTACTGAATTTCCCGGGATTGTAAGGCAAACTTCTCTTCTATTTACAATGAACATTCCTCTTTTCGATAAAAAAAATGATCGGTTGACCATCGATCTGGCTACGGATTTTGGCAAGTTGTTTCCGAATAGCGCTGCACTGATGGTCGGATGGAGGAAATCCGGTTTTATCCGATAA
- a CDS encoding NAD-dependent epimerase/dehydratase family protein, with translation MKVLVTGAAGFIGFHLVKKLIEDGHSVVGIDNINDYYSVDLKMDRLRECGIEIAGHTDGNSYQSTNSSYIFCKLDLTDMEELAQLFEVHRFDYVVNLAAQAGIRYSMENPRSYIRSNVEGFFNVLECCRIFPPKKLVYASSSSVYGLNTEQPFAVEQKSETPINVYAASKKTNELMAHAYSHLYNFTTIGLRFFTVYGPWGRPDMAPFLFADAITQGKPITVYNNGLMKRDFTFIDDIIDGMVSVLNTDHTTKYQVFNIGNGKPVDLMHFITCLEKAFGKEAIKNFREMAPGDIQSTWADTETLKSATGYVPKIDIEEGVGIFARWFEAYNRIGNIAHAE, from the coding sequence ATGAAAGTACTAGTAACTGGTGCAGCAGGTTTTATCGGTTTTCACTTGGTCAAGAAACTGATTGAGGATGGTCACAGTGTGGTGGGGATCGATAATATCAACGATTATTATTCAGTTGATCTGAAAATGGACAGGCTACGTGAATGCGGTATCGAAATAGCCGGTCACACTGACGGAAATTCTTACCAAAGCACAAATAGCAGCTACATTTTTTGCAAGCTTGATCTGACTGACATGGAAGAGCTGGCTCAACTATTTGAAGTTCATCGTTTTGATTATGTTGTAAATCTGGCCGCTCAGGCAGGCATTCGGTACAGCATGGAAAACCCCCGCAGCTATATCCGATCGAACGTTGAAGGATTTTTTAATGTACTGGAATGCTGCCGGATATTCCCGCCAAAAAAGTTGGTATATGCAAGCAGCTCCAGTGTTTACGGATTAAATACCGAACAGCCATTTGCGGTGGAGCAAAAATCGGAAACCCCGATCAATGTTTATGCCGCCTCAAAAAAGACAAATGAACTGATGGCGCATGCGTATAGCCATTTATATAACTTCACGACAATCGGACTTCGGTTTTTCACGGTTTATGGTCCCTGGGGCCGGCCTGATATGGCACCATTTCTTTTTGCGGATGCTATCACACAAGGCAAACCCATTACCGTTTATAATAACGGTCTGATGAAGCGTGACTTTACGTTTATTGATGATATTATTGATGGCATGGTCAGTGTTTTGAACACAGATCACACCACTAAATATCAGGTTTTTAATATAGGAAATGGCAAACCGGTCGATTTGATGCATTTTATAACATGTCTTGAAAAGGCATTCGGCAAAGAAGCGATCAAGAATTTTCGGGAAATGGCTCCGGGAGACATTCAGTCAACCTGGGCAGATACGGAAACACTGAAAAGCGCAACCGGATATGTACCAAAAATTGATATTGAGGAAGGTGTGGGAATATTTGCCAGATGGTTCGAGGCATATAACCGAATTGGAAATATTGCACATGCGGAATAG
- a CDS encoding capsule assembly Wzi family protein, with the protein MKYHYFLFLLLLPFIGFSQSDNKQPEVYTDSTTNYVELLGFGTTNGYTPFWQQANQFGVVPVLGPFGSVRGGVEGYWPMSANTGRNVFRVGAGVEAVANIGETSKVLLPQLHATLRYKNWEFYVGRKRQWVGLADSTLGSGSYAWSGNALPIPKIHIGTTRFVPVPFTKKWISFQAFYSDGLFERGRPITSGLKFHEKAFYLRIGKANSTFKLYGGFNHQVQWGGRSKVDLGLAGEDGNFPDGFANYISAVTGAIGGSGDDIVHFDSTSRIGNHLGSIDAAIEIETYGMSLFLYRQFVYEDGSLFYLTTLNDGLYGARIRKKNSYGANFEITEGVFEMLYTKNQGGDIFVLQNGKYRGHDNYFNNQQVRDGWSYFDRTIGTPFIPPTSQTDWKWPRYANNFTSNNRVLLYHLGLKGTLFRRLEWQTKLSYSLNYGTYLEKYLSIPKQFSGLFALQTKVDVLGGLTVKGSYATDIGDLYRKTHGFMLGVRKDFSFY; encoded by the coding sequence ATGAAATATCATTATTTTCTTTTTTTGTTGCTGTTGCCTTTTATCGGCTTTTCTCAATCCGACAACAAGCAGCCCGAAGTATATACAGATTCTACAACTAATTATGTTGAATTGCTGGGTTTCGGTACCACGAACGGTTATACTCCTTTCTGGCAGCAGGCAAATCAATTCGGAGTAGTACCGGTTCTCGGACCTTTTGGCTCTGTCCGGGGTGGAGTCGAGGGATACTGGCCGATGTCTGCGAATACCGGCAGAAATGTGTTCCGCGTTGGGGCCGGAGTCGAAGCCGTTGCCAATATAGGCGAAACCTCGAAAGTTCTCCTTCCTCAACTGCACGCAACGTTAAGATATAAAAATTGGGAATTTTATGTCGGCCGTAAGAGACAATGGGTGGGACTGGCCGATTCCACATTAGGTTCTGGTTCTTATGCTTGGTCCGGGAATGCACTTCCTATCCCCAAAATCCACATCGGAACTACCCGCTTCGTTCCGGTTCCTTTCACAAAAAAATGGATCTCGTTTCAGGCGTTTTATTCCGATGGTCTCTTTGAACGAGGCAGGCCGATAACCAGCGGGCTAAAATTCCATGAGAAAGCATTCTATCTCCGCATTGGGAAGGCTAACTCGACGTTCAAGCTTTATGGAGGCTTTAATCATCAGGTACAATGGGGTGGAAGAAGTAAAGTCGACCTGGGCCTGGCAGGAGAAGACGGAAACTTCCCTGATGGATTCGCAAATTATATCAGTGCTGTCACTGGCGCAATAGGCGGCTCAGGTGATGATATCGTACACTTTGACAGTACCAGCAGGATCGGGAATCATTTAGGCTCAATAGACGCAGCCATTGAAATTGAAACCTACGGAATGAGCCTATTCCTGTACAGGCAATTTGTTTACGAAGATGGTTCCCTGTTTTACTTAACCACGCTGAATGACGGTCTTTACGGCGCGAGGATTAGAAAGAAAAATTCGTATGGCGCTAATTTCGAAATCACTGAAGGTGTGTTTGAAATGTTATACACCAAAAATCAGGGCGGAGATATTTTTGTGCTCCAGAACGGAAAATACCGCGGGCACGACAACTATTTCAACAACCAGCAGGTACGTGATGGCTGGTCCTATTTTGACAGGACGATTGGTACGCCATTTATTCCTCCTACTTCTCAGACAGACTGGAAATGGCCGAGATATGCGAACAATTTTACCAGTAACAACCGCGTACTCCTATATCACCTTGGATTAAAAGGGACGCTTTTCAGGAGATTGGAGTGGCAGACAAAGCTTTCCTATTCGCTCAACTACGGTACCTACCTTGAAAAATACCTGAGCATCCCGAAACAATTCTCAGGTTTGTTTGCCCTGCAAACCAAAGTTGATGTCCTCGGCGGCCTTACGGTAAAAGGATCCTACGCAACCGATATCGGCGATCTTTACAGAAAAACCCACGGTTTTATGCTGGGGGTACGAAAGGACTTCTCTTTCTATTGA
- a CDS encoding 3-keto-disaccharide hydrolase: MNYMNWKAFSRASLVAIIALAFSSNDAEAQGKGKWVTLFDGKTLNGWHSWQSDEVLPQWKVQDNAIVLTEKGGKDLVTDKEYGDFELELEWKIAEAGNSGIIYHVIEDKKYCCPYSTGPEIQILDDVKHPDAKAGKNGNHKSGSLYDMLPPDDFKTVKPAGQWNKAKVVIKGGRGESWLNGKKVVDFPTQGGDWEKMVANSKFKTWEGFGASPKGKIALQDHGDKVSFRNIRIREL, from the coding sequence ATGAATTACATGAATTGGAAAGCTTTCAGCAGAGCATCACTGGTAGCGATAATCGCATTGGCTTTTTCATCAAATGACGCCGAAGCACAGGGAAAAGGGAAATGGGTGACCCTTTTTGATGGAAAAACACTGAACGGCTGGCACAGCTGGCAGTCCGACGAAGTATTGCCACAGTGGAAAGTGCAGGACAATGCGATTGTTCTTACCGAAAAAGGAGGAAAGGACCTGGTTACGGACAAAGAATACGGTGATTTTGAGCTGGAACTCGAATGGAAAATAGCCGAGGCTGGTAACAGCGGGATCATTTACCATGTGATTGAAGATAAAAAATACTGCTGCCCGTACTCAACCGGCCCGGAGATTCAGATATTGGACGATGTAAAACACCCTGACGCGAAGGCTGGCAAAAACGGTAATCACAAATCGGGCTCACTCTACGATATGCTGCCACCTGACGATTTCAAAACGGTGAAACCTGCGGGACAGTGGAACAAGGCAAAAGTGGTAATCAAAGGCGGCCGCGGTGAAAGCTGGCTGAATGGCAAGAAAGTAGTTGATTTTCCAACTCAGGGCGGAGATTGGGAGAAAATGGTAGCCAACAGCAAATTCAAAACCTGGGAAGGCTTCGGCGCTTCGCCAAAGGGAAAAATCGCTTTGCAGGATCACGGCGACAAAGTTTCCTTTCGGAACATCCGCATCAGAGAGTTATAA
- a CDS encoding sugar transferase codes for MSNTYVSEKRYIHRLLSKNSVSEEVLIVTSYDYFLQKYDLALLLKKYKEIILIPHSSDDDYLLNHTVRPLLDKFEKIHLVTNPQYDRRNRVIYELVVRKNKSIRINTVYDFCEKILKKVYIPDDVSEINPNLLSLPTFGKRVRYPKKIIDVCISIILFLCTFPLWILSYFRIKMQSPGPIFYFQERVGMNNESFKCIKFRSMGLDAEQNGASFSKKNDSRTFSYGSFMRQTRIDELPQLINIFRRDLSLIGPRPERQVFTETFDETIPYYNMRHNIKPGITGYAQVMYSYGAGVFDARHKLMYDLYYIKNWSLFLELKIILLTAVVILRKRGR; via the coding sequence ATGAGCAATACATACGTATCGGAGAAACGGTATATTCATCGCTTATTAAGTAAAAATTCCGTTTCTGAGGAGGTACTGATTGTCACAAGTTATGATTACTTTCTGCAGAAATACGATCTCGCTTTATTACTGAAAAAATATAAGGAGATCATTCTTATACCCCATAGTTCAGACGATGATTATCTGCTGAACCATACGGTAAGGCCACTGCTGGACAAATTTGAGAAGATCCACCTGGTTACTAATCCACAATACGATAGACGGAACCGGGTTATTTACGAACTGGTTGTCAGAAAAAACAAGTCGATCAGGATTAATACTGTTTACGACTTTTGCGAAAAAATCCTTAAGAAAGTCTACATCCCAGACGACGTATCTGAAATTAACCCCAATTTATTATCACTGCCCACATTCGGGAAGAGGGTGAGGTATCCGAAAAAAATTATCGACGTTTGCATTTCCATTATTCTCTTTCTCTGCACATTCCCACTCTGGATATTGAGCTATTTCAGGATAAAAATGCAGTCTCCAGGCCCCATATTCTATTTCCAGGAAAGAGTTGGGATGAATAACGAATCATTCAAATGTATTAAGTTCAGATCAATGGGTCTGGATGCGGAACAGAACGGAGCCTCATTCTCCAAGAAAAATGATAGCAGGACGTTCTCTTACGGCTCATTCATGCGGCAAACGCGCATAGATGAACTTCCCCAGCTTATCAATATTTTCAGAAGGGATCTTTCACTCATTGGCCCACGTCCGGAAAGACAGGTATTTACTGAGACTTTCGATGAAACTATTCCGTATTATAATATGCGGCATAATATCAAACCTGGAATTACCGGGTATGCTCAAGTAATGTATTCTTACGGTGCGGGAGTTTTTGATGCGCGGCACAAGTTGATGTACGATCTCTATTACATAAAAAACTGGAGTCTTTTTCTGGAACTCAAGATCATTTTACTGACCGCCGTTGTAATCCTTAGGAAAAGAGGCAGGTAG
- a CDS encoding HIT family protein: MASIFSKIVNGEIPSHKIAETDEFLAFLDAFPIAIGHTLVIPKKEVDYLFDLDDDTYSRLLLFAKSIVPALEKTVPCLRIGVSVIGLEVPHAHVHLLPLNSMADADFSEKIKVSQEELAALATRIRENF, from the coding sequence ATGGCTTCTATATTTTCAAAAATCGTAAACGGAGAAATTCCTTCCCATAAAATTGCCGAAACGGATGAGTTTCTTGCGTTTCTGGATGCATTTCCAATCGCGATAGGGCATACGCTTGTTATTCCCAAAAAGGAAGTGGACTATCTTTTTGACCTCGACGACGATACTTATTCGAGGCTGCTGCTGTTTGCAAAAAGCATTGTTCCGGCACTTGAAAAAACGGTTCCGTGCCTGAGAATAGGAGTGAGTGTAATTGGTTTGGAAGTGCCTCATGCTCATGTTCATTTGCTACCACTGAATAGCATGGCTGACGCAGATTTTAGCGAAAAAATCAAGGTATCGCAGGAAGAGCTGGCAGCACTTGCTACGCGGATCCGGGAGAACTTTTAG
- a CDS encoding glycosyltransferase family 4 protein yields the protein MTNKNILLLAHDGEDFFKARISLAKFLRQEGYQVFVMLPHDSYTSLINEEGFTVQNSSLERDNTNPLNLIKTIFEIRSFARDNEIALVHSFKFVPNLINSFSNILTSRKVVLHIAGLGIAFANTGLKYRFLKFVQQLLFLIQFLRANLVIIQNPDDYDDFLLKKHFRDKIKVVKGSGVDVEKFSPDIAETSPKSSKITFLCTTRLIWEKGIAELAEAFESLPVDLKENLQLLIIGEPDHKNPRTVTADFIEKFKTNSLIRFLGRQNNVAQFLHASDVFILPSYYREGIPRSILEALACGLPVITTDVPGCNLTVIQDKNGLVIEPRSASAIRDAVIKMLSRRDEWKIMGQSSRQLALDEFSEKTVYSQIVKLYRS from the coding sequence ATGACGAATAAAAACATCCTTCTCCTTGCGCACGACGGAGAAGATTTTTTCAAAGCGAGGATTTCTCTCGCGAAATTTCTCAGGCAAGAGGGTTATCAGGTATTTGTCATGCTTCCGCACGATTCATATACCTCTCTCATTAACGAAGAGGGTTTTACAGTCCAGAATTCCAGCCTGGAGAGGGACAACACGAACCCGCTGAATCTTATCAAAACTATCTTTGAAATTCGCAGCTTCGCCCGTGACAATGAAATCGCATTGGTCCACTCTTTCAAGTTCGTTCCCAACCTGATTAATTCTTTTTCAAATATACTAACGTCCAGAAAAGTTGTTCTGCACATTGCCGGGCTGGGGATAGCCTTTGCCAACACCGGACTGAAGTACCGCTTTCTAAAATTTGTTCAGCAACTGCTTTTTCTGATCCAGTTCCTCCGCGCCAATCTGGTCATTATTCAAAACCCTGACGATTATGATGATTTTCTGCTGAAAAAACATTTCAGGGATAAAATCAAGGTGGTAAAAGGAAGTGGTGTAGATGTTGAAAAATTTTCACCGGATATTGCTGAAACATCCCCAAAAAGCTCCAAGATCACCTTTTTATGCACTACCCGCTTGATCTGGGAGAAGGGCATAGCTGAACTGGCCGAAGCTTTCGAATCGCTGCCTGTTGATTTAAAAGAAAACCTGCAATTACTCATCATTGGTGAACCTGATCACAAAAATCCACGCACGGTTACCGCCGATTTTATTGAAAAATTTAAAACAAATAGCTTAATTCGTTTTCTGGGAAGGCAGAATAATGTAGCCCAGTTCCTTCATGCATCGGACGTTTTTATACTTCCGAGCTATTACCGGGAAGGTATTCCAAGAAGTATTCTGGAAGCGCTGGCGTGCGGTTTGCCGGTCATTACAACGGATGTTCCGGGCTGTAACCTGACGGTTATCCAGGATAAAAACGGCCTGGTCATTGAACCGCGTTCAGCGTCGGCGATCAGGGATGCGGTAATCAAAATGTTGTCCAGGCGAGATGAATGGAAGATCATGGGTCAGTCGAGCAGGCAGCTCGCGTTGGACGAATTCTCTGAGAAGACAGTTTACAGCCAAATAGTTAAGTTATATCGGTCATGA